Proteins encoded by one window of Primulina huaijiensis isolate GDHJ02 chromosome 1, ASM1229523v2, whole genome shotgun sequence:
- the LOC140987807 gene encoding putative phospholipid:diacylglycerol acyltransferase 2 codes for MASNIRWRKIIFLEPVKLYSDNEKTKIDSTDVKEEKLKRNKQKRPHKQWRCIDSCFWIIGYLCTTWWLLLFLYDCLPANLPGLKVPEAPGVRLRSGGTTALHPVVLVPGIVTGGLELWEGRPCSDGLFRRRLWGGSFTEILKRPMCWLEHLSLDNETGLDPPGIRVRSVPGLVAADYFAPGYFVWAVLIKNLAHIGYEGKNLYMAAYDWRLSFQNTETRDQTLSRLKSKIELMHVTNGNQKVVVVPHSMGVIYFLHFMKWVEAPAPMGGGGGPDWCSKHIKAVMNIGPAFLGVPKTVGSILSAESKDVALIRAMAPGLLDSEILGFQTLEHVMRVSRTWDSIISLLPKGGETIWGNMDWSPEEDYVCDSAKKRHPPQFETKGNNTDGQNIFRVPESTNYGRIISFGKSASELHSSELITIGSQKQVSLPNDTFPQSNAASCGKVWTEYDEVSRENVYQISENKVYTAKTLLDLLRAIAPKMMKRAEAHFSHSIADDLDDPKYGHYKYWSNPLETKLPNAPDMEIYCLYGVGIPTERSYVYKLSPSSRCRSIPLQIDSSADGGHNGCLKGGVYFVDGDSTIPVLSSGFTCAKVWRGKTRFNPSGIATYLREYKHKAPANLLEGRGVESGAHVDIMGNVALIEDILRVAAGASGVELGGDMIYSDIMKMSERINIRV; via the exons ATGGCTTCAAATATTCGGTGGCGGAAGATCATTTTTCTGGAACCTGTGAAATTGTATTCGGATAATGAGAAAACGAAAATTGATAGTACCGATGTGAAGGAAGAGAAATTGAAAAGGAATAAGCAGAAGAGACCTCACAAGCAATGGAGGTGTATAGATTCCTGTTTCTGGATTATTGGATACTTGTGTACTACTTGGTGGCTGTTACTGTTCCTGTACGATTGTTTGCCTGCAAATTTGCCGGGACTTAAGGTCCCTGAAGCACCGGGGGTGAGGCTGAGAAGCGGCGGCACCACCGCGCTTCATCCGGTGGTTTTGGTCCCAGGTATTGTCACCGGTGGCCTCGAGCTTTGGGAAGGTAGGCCGTGCTCGGATGGCCTCTTCCGCAGGCGGCTGTGGGGCGGCAGCTTTACAGAAATTTTGAAGAG GCCTATGTGTTGGTTGGAGCATTTATCCTTGGACAATGAAACAGGGCTTGATCCACCTGGGATTCGGGTTCGATCTGTGCCGGGGCTTGTTGCGGCCGACTATTTCGCTCCGGGGTACTTTGTTTGGGCGGTTCTGATCAAGAACTTGGCGCATATTGGCTATGAGGGAAAAAATTTGTATATGGCAGCTTATGATTGGagactatcttttcaaaatACGGAG ACGAGGGACCAAACGCTTAGTCGATTGAAGAGCAAAATCGAGCTTATGCATGTAACAAACGGCAACCAGAAAGTGGTGGTGGTGCCTCATTCAATGGGTGTAATCTATTTTCTCCACTTCATGAAATGGGTCGAAGCCCCTGCCCCTATGGGAGGCGGGGGTGGCCCTGATTGGTGTTCGAAGCACATAAAAGCGGTAATGAATATCGGCCCAGCGTTTCTTGGTGTTCCAAAAACTGTCGGTAGCATATTGTCTGCCGAGAGCAAGGATGTCGCCCTTATAAG agcTATGGCTCCTGGTCTCTTAGATTCTGAAATCCTCGGCTTTCAAACTCTAGAGCATGTCATGCGTGTATCTCGAACATGGGATTCAATAATTTCTTTGTTACCAAAAGGAGGAGAAACTATATGGGGTAACATGGATTGGTCTCCTGAAGAAGACTACGTTTGTGATTCAGCAAAGAAAAGGCATCCACCACAATTTGAAACAAAAGGAAACAACACCGACGGGCAGAACATTTTTCGAGTACCGGAGTCGACAAACTATGGAAGGATAATCTCTTTTGGGAAGTCAGCATCAGAGTTACATTCCTCGGAGCTCATTACCATTGGTTCTCAG AAACAAGTGTCATTGCCGAATGATACGTTCCCACAATCCAATGCAGCTTCGTGTGGGAAAGTATGGACCGAATACGATGAAGTAAGCCGCGAAAATGTCTACCAAATCTCGGAAAACAAAGTATATACTGCAAAAACTTTGTTGGATCTGCTTCGTGCCATTGCTCCAAAGATGATGAAACGGGCCGAAGCTCACTTCTCACACAGTATAGCTGATGATCTTGATGATCCGAAGTATGGCCATTACAAGTACTGGTCAAATCCACTCGAGACCAA ATTGCCCAATGCTCCGGATATGGAGATTTACTGTCTCTATGGAGTAGGAATTCCAACAGAGAGATCCTATGTCTACAAGCTCTCGCCCTCGAGCAGATGCCGAAGCATCCCTCTCCAAATCGACAGCTCCGCCGATGGAGGCCACAATGGTTGCTTGAAAGGTGGAGTGTATTTCGTGGATGGAGACAGCACTATACCTGTTTTGAGTTCCGGTTTCACGTGTGCCAAAGTGTGGCGAGGAAAGACACGATTCAACCCCTCCGGCATAGCTACTTACTTGAGAGAGTACAAGCATAAAGCACCCGCCAACTTACTCGAGGGGAGGGGTGTAGAGAGCGGTGCGCATGTTGACATAATGGGAAACGTTGCCTTGATCGAGGACATACTCCGTGTGGCAGCCGGGGCGTCCGGTGTGGAGCTGGGAGGGGATATGATCTACTCTGATATCATGAAAATGTCCGAGAGGATAAATATTCGGGTTTGA
- the LOC140987812 gene encoding DDT domain-containing protein PTM-like, with product MESEMVVPPPPKRRGRKRKIIDVQDVTVDCEGKKVLQTRSLKLIGRYVMKEFQGSGLFLGKIVSYASGLYRISYDDGDCEDLNSGELRSCLVEDGDLIGKWSERKEQLDNLLSKEVTPEVLKVENMVTECADQVDLSIPVESRNNETGNYEVQEVHTDAYSSSDSYENTRDQDSIIDMEVPLVPPPELPPSSGHIGVPEEYVSHLLSVYTFLRSFSVRLFLYPFGLDEFVGALNCSVANTLLDSVNVALMLVLKRHFERLSSEGSELALKCLRCLDWSLLDALTWPVYVVHYLLVMGYTNGPDWKGFHTHSLERDYYTLPAGRKLMVLQILCDDVLDSEELRAEMDAREESEVGIDVDRSAVFASTGVPRRVHPRYSKTSTCDDRQATKGITEHHEIQSFISHSMGSQVGEPVESSADKDGNGDECRLCGMDGFLLCCDGCPSSYHSRCLGLNKMHIAEGSWYCPECKINATEPKISRGTDLRGGNICGIDPYEQVFVATCDHLLVLKASIDSWTCLRYYSRHDIPKVLYAFYSKAEHVNLYSEICREIMHCWELPEIILPHYEVSETGLQLADGEISGECTGQSLNLLYKLVQDMTVIDNVGSCITDINSADMANSDDMKSVQKPVLCDNILYTPKYDKPETTDLTLFSVSTVRPANTCEFNQQSTSSMTETFTHTTNNNNGSAIGNSLIGMPCTRRKLDNCVGGNMYGRQHDGYLYTGSSFNSTDYINYYVHGDFAASAAASLAILSSEENQVPESRHLYNRRKGLSDSVSLQLKAFSMAAMRFFWPNTEKKLVEVPRERCSWCFSCKAPVSSRRGCLLNAAVSNSIKGAIKVLSGVRPMNNGDGRLPGIITYILFMEESLRGLLVGPFLNDAFRMRWRKQVERASTCNAIKIILLELEENIRQIALSEDWMRLFDGISSQPSTSQVPVSVTGSTQKRRPGRRGRKPSIVVDVAVDGCQDEPSDFTWWRGGSLSKLVLQRGFLPRSVIRKAARQGCSTKIPGIYYLEGQETPKRTRQLVWRSAVEMSRSAAQLAHQVRCLDFHVRWSDLVRPEQVAYDGKGPETEASAFRNAFVSDKKIVEHEIRYCVAFGNQKHLPSRVMKNIAEIEQMTNDGKERYWFSETRIPLYLIKEYEEKTEKDIPMDEFFKLQRKQLNAFHKNIFAYLSLKRDNMERDYCCSCNLDLLYRNAVQCNACQGFCHGQCASSSTVNVNEEVEFFITCKRCCETQVGTQVESSNGSPTSPLLLHGQDIRKAATTKKVGKLAGYKGSSASVRTVEHFSEVKSVNHSSVTKKSKIKNWGLIWGKKNCEVASSDFRLKNILFRGSPHLNLIQPSCRLCNQPCNSDLMYIRCETCKCWFHAESLELDESKIFSLIGFKCCKCRRIRSPVCPYMDTEKKKVLEDKIEQKQPSKQEISEMDSDSGVIAEHYKEDLLVYSTLPTKAEISPLTADDRLLFSLSEVEQLTEHKSEVEHRWNNASVSVPGPRKLPVRRHVRQENQVDYPCPGDPFQVKSNVAHSTEKLPFRRQITQENNLDCNSSTNSFQLEASEKLEANGMSYMQESSPPQVEWIVSNDSFDDGITLDYDSLGCDDMAFEPQTYFSFNELLASDDDVHTNGNESLENATQNWGRSSLPENGSLGISYDQEEPTLSVETLEHLVPCKICSHTEPYPDLSCQACGVWIHGHCSHWVESSSWENGWKCGHCRESR from the exons TTGTGAGGATTTGAATAGTGGTGAACTCAGGTCTTGTTTGGTTGAAGACggtgatttgattggtaaatgGTCGGAGAGGAAAGAACAGTTGGACAATTTGCTAAGTAAAGAAGTCACTCCAGAGGTTTTGAAAGTTGAAAACATGGTGACAGAATGTGCCGATCAGGTTGATTTATCGATTCCAGTTGAATCGAGAAATAATGAAACTGGTAATTATGAAGTACAAGAGGTTCACACTGATGCTTATTCTTCAAGTGATTCATATGAGAATACTCGAGATCAGGATTCTATTATAGACATGGAAGTGCCACTTGTTCCACCACCTGAATTGCCTCCTTCCTCTGGACACATTGGTGTTCCTGAGGAGTATGTTTCACACCTTCTCTCTGTCTACACATTCCTTCGTTCCTTTAGTGTGCGACTCTTTCTTTATCCCTTTGGATTAGATGAATTTGTGGGGGCACTTAATTGTTCTGTTGCAAATACATTGTTGGATTCTGTCAACGTTGCTCTAATGCTTGTCCTGAAGCGCCATTTTGAGAGGCTCTCGTCAGAGGGTTCAGAACTTGCATTAAAATGTCTGAG GTGCCTGGACTGGAGCTTGCTTGATGCTTTGACTTGGCCTGTTTATGTGGTCCACTATCTATTGGTGATGGGTTATACAAATGGACCTGACTGGAAAGGTTTCCATACCCATTCTCTGGAGAGAGATTATTACACTTTGCCAGCTGGAAGGAAGTTGATGGTTTTGCAGATATTATGTGACGATGTTTTGGATTCTGAAGAGTTAAGAGCAGAAATGGATGCTCGTGAGGAATCTGAAGTTGGAATAGACGTTGATAGAAGTGCGGTATTTGCTTCCACTGGTGTTCCTAGAAGAGTGCATCCTAGATACTCTAAAACCTCTACCTGCGATGACAGACAAGCCACAAAAGGTATCACAGAGCATCATGAGATACAATCTTTTATCAGCCACTCAATGGGATCTCAAGTAGGTGAACCAGTGGAAAGTTCTGCTGACAAGGATGGTAATGGTGATGAATGCCGTCTTTGTGGAATGGATGGATTTCTGCTCTGCTGTGATGGCTGCCCGTCATCTTACCACTCAAGATGCTTAGGACTGAACAAGATGCATATAGCAGAGGGCTCCTGGTACTGTCCTGAGTGTAAAATAAACGCAACTGAACCTAAAATTTCACGCGGAACGGATTTGAGAGGAGGAAATATTTGCGGTATTGATCCATATGAACAAGTTTTTGTTGCTACGTGCGACCATTTGCTTGT ATTGAAAGCCTCGATTGACTCTTGGACCTGCCTTAGATACTACAGCAGGCATGACATCCCCAAAGTTCTCTATGCTTTTTATTCAAAAGCAGAACATGTCAATTTGTATTCAGAAATATGCAGGGAGATAATGCATTGTTGGGAACTGCCAGAAATCATTTTACCACATTATGAGGTTTCTgaaactggcttgcagttagcAGATGGGGAAATTAGTGGTGAATGTACTGGTCAGTCCCTTAATTTATTGTATAAGTTGGTCCAAGACATGACTGTGATTGATAATGTTGGAAGCTGCATCACTGATATTAATTCCGCAGACATGGCTAACTCAGATGATATGAAAAGTGTTCAAAAACCTGTTTTAtgtgataatattttgtatacGCCTAAGTATGACAAGCCAGAGACAACTGACCTGACTTTGTTCAGTGTTTCAACCGTCCGGCCTGCTAATACTTGTGAGTTTAATCAACAAAGCACTTCAAGCATGACAGAAACTTTTACTCACAccacaaataataataatggttCTGCAATTGGTAATTCGTTGATTGGCATGCCTTGTACTCGTCGGAAACTTGATAACTGTGTTGGCGGAAACATGTACGGAAGACAACATGATGGTTACTTATACACGGGATCTTCATTCAACTCAActgattatataaattattatgtgCATGGAGATTTCGCCGCTTCTGCAGCTGCTAGTTTGGCCATTCTTTCATCTGAGGAAAATCAAGTTCCCGAGTCTCGCCACTTATATAACCGTCGTAAGGGTTTATCTGACAGTGTTTCGCTTCAGCTGAAAGCATTCTCCATGGCAGCTATGCGATTCTTCTGGCCAAACACCGAGAAAAAGCTTGTTGAAGTCCCAAGAGAAAGGTGTAGCTGGTGCTTTTCTTGTAAGGCTCCTGTTTCAAGCAGGAGAGGATGCTTGTTAAATGCAGCTGTTTCAAATTCCATTAAAGGGGCTATCAAGGTACTTTCTGGTGTTCGTCCTATGAACAATGGGGATGGGAGGCTTCCTGGTATAATAACATACATATTGTTTATGGAGGAGAGCTTAAGAGGTCTTTTAGTTGGTCCCTTCCTTAATGATGCTTTCAGAATGCGATGGCGCAAACAAGTGGAACGGGCTTCCACTTGCAATGCAATAAAGATCATTTTACTTGAA CTTGAGGAAAATATACGTCAAATTGCACTTTCAGAAGATTGGATGAGGCTCTTTGATGGTATTTCAAGCCAACCTTCCACTTCTCAAGTGCCAGTGAGTGTTACTGGATCAACTCAGAAGCGCCGACCTGGGAGGCGTGGCCGGAAACCCTCTATCGTGGTCGATGTTGCGGTTGATGGTTGTCAGGATGAGCCGTCTGATTTCACCTGGTGGCGTGGGGGTTCATTGTCGAAGCTTGTACTCCAGAGAGGGTTTCTTCCACGTTCAGTGATTAGAAAAGCAGCTCGGCAAG GTTGTTCAACGAAAATACCTGGAATATATTATCTAGAAGGGCAAGAAACTCCTAAAAGAACCCGACAGCTTGTTTGGCGGTCAGCGGTTGAAATGAGCAGAAGCGCAGCACAGCTCGCACATCAG GTCAGATGCCTAGATTTTCATGTGAGGTGGAGTGATCTTGTTCGTCCAGAACAGGTTGCTTATGATGGAAAAGGTCCTGAGACAGAAGCTTCTGCTTTCAGAAATGCTTTCGTTAGTGATAAGAAAATTGTAGAGCATGAAATCAGATATTGTGTCGCTTTTGGTAATCAGAAGCACCTTCCATCTCGTGTCATGAAGAACATTGCAGAAATTGAGCAAATGACAAATGATGGAAAGGAAAGATATTGGTTTTCCGAGACACGAATTCCTTTATATCTAATCAAAGAATACGAAGAAAAAACAGAGAAAGACATTCCTATGGATGAGTTTTTCAAACTTCAGAGGAAGCAGTTGAATGCTTTCCATAAAAACATATTTGCATATCTCTCTCTGAAGCGGGATAACATGGAAAGGGATTATTGTTGTTCTTGCAATCTAGATCTCTTGTATAG GAATGCTGTCCAATGCAATGCATGCCAAG GTTTTTGTCACGGTCAGTGTGCTTCCAGTTCAACAGTTAATGTGAACGAAGAGGTTGAGTTTTTTATCACATGCAAGCGGTGCTGTGAGACTCAGGTTGGCACACAAGTCGAAAGTAGCAATGGGTCGCCTACAAGTCCTCTGCTCCTTCACGGACAAGACATTAGAAAAGCTGCCACCACCAAAAAAGTTGGAAAGTTAGCAGGATATAAAGGATCATCAGCATCTGTGAGAACTGTGGAGCATTTTTCTGAGGTTAAATCTGTCAATCACTCTTCAGTTACCaagaaaagtaaaataaaaaactgGGGTTTGATATGGGGGAAGAAGAATTGTGAGGTTGCGAGCAGCGATTTTAGGTTGAAAAACATTCTTTTCAGAGGCAGTCCACATCTGAACTTGATACAGCCTTCCTGCCGGCTTTGCAATCAGCCATGCAACAGTGATCTGATGTACATTCGCTGTGAAACATGCAAAT GTTGGTTTCACGCTGAGTCCTTGGAACTGGACGAGTCTAAGATTTTTTCTTTGATTGGATTCAAATGCTGCAAGTGTCGGAGGATAAGATCTCCCGTGTGTCCATACATGGATACTGAAAAAAAGAAGGTTTTGGAGGACAAAATAGAGCAAAAACAGCCTTCAAAGCAGGAGATTTCGGAAATGGATTCCGACTCTGGTGTAATTGCCGAGCATTACAAGGAAGATTTACTGGTTTATTCTACATTACCCACCAAGGCCGAAATTAGTCCCTTAACAGCTGATGATCGGcttcttttttctctttctGAAGTTGAGCAATTAACTGAGCACAAGTCAGAAGTGGAACACAGATGGAATAATGCCTCTGTATCTGTGCCCGGACCCCGGAAACTACCAGTCAGAAGACATGTCAGACAAGAAAATCAAGTAGATTATCCTTGTCCAGGAGATCCATTTCAGGTCAAATCAAATGTGGCACACTCTACAGAAAAACTACCCTTCAGGAGACAAATAACACAAGAAAACAACTTAGACTGTAACTCGTCTACCAATTCCTTTCAATTGGAAGCATCCGAAAAATTGGAAGCAAATGGTATGAGCTATATGCAGGAATCATCACCCCCTCAAGTTGAATGGATTGTTTCTAATGATAGCTTTGATGATGGTATAACTTTGGACTATGATTCCCTTGGATGTGACGATATGGCCTTCGAACCTCAGACCTACTTCTCTTTCAATGAGTTACTTGCATCTGATGACGACGTTCACACAAATGGCAATGAATCCCTGGAAAATGCTACGCAAAATTGGGGAAGGTCTTCCCTTCCAGAAAACGGATCCCTCGGAATATCTTATGATCAGGAAGAACCCACCTTATCTGTAGAAACATTGGAACACCTTGTTCCTTGTAAGATTTGTTCTCATACCGAACCATACCCAGATCTTTCTTGCCAGGCATGTGGTGTGTGGATACACGGCCATTGTTCGCACTGGGTCGAGTCGTCATCTTGGGAGAATGGCTGGAAGTGTGGCCATTGCCGTGAGTCGAGATAG